In the genome of Dermatobacter hominis, the window GTCGCCCCGCCAGAACAGCCACAGCGTGCCGCCCACGATCGCGAGGAGCGCCGTCCAGATGTTGACCCGGAGCCCCAGGATCCGGCTCGCGAAGTCGTCGCGCAGCGCCTCGACCCACAGGCGGCCCAGGCCGTAGCCCAGCACGTACACCGCCAGCCACCGGCCCCGCTTGAGGACGACCTTGCCGCTGGCCCACACGATGAAGCCGGCGAGGCCGAGGTTCCACAGCAGCTCGTAGAGGAACGTCGGGTGGAACGTCGTCGAGGTGAGCGACTCCGCCGGGCGGAACTCGGGGTCGATCTGGAGGCCCCACGGCAGCGAGGTCGGCCGGCCGTAGAGCTCCTGGTTGAACCAGTTGCCGAGCCGGCCGATCGCCTGCGCCGTCGGGATGGCGGGGGCGGCGGCGTCGGCGGCGATCCGCCAGTCGATCTTCAGGTAGCGGCACGTCAGCACGCCGGCGATGACGCCGAGCAGGACGCCGCCGGGGATGCCGAGCCCGCCCTTCCAGATCATGAAGGCGTCGGGCCACCACCGGCCATCGGAGTACTTGTCGGAGAAGTCGGTGATGACGTGGTAGAGCCGGGCGCCGATCAGGCCCGCCGGCACGGCGATGAGGGCGATCGTCGTGATGTCCTCGGGGTCGCCGCCGTAGGACGAGTAGCGGCGCCGGGCGATCCACACCGCGGCGAGCACGCCGAGGGCGATCATCAGCCCGTACATCCGGAACGACAGCGGACCGATCGTCAGGTCCCGGAACGGCGGGCTCGGGATGGACGCGAGCAGGTCGGCGGAGGCGAGCGCGGTCATGTGGAGGGACATGATGGCCGCTCAGGGCGTCGAGGTGGAGGGAATCCGGCTCTGCAGGCCGTCCTGGGACCCGGCGACCGTCGTCGTCGTCGTGCCGCTGCCGGACCCGGTCCCCTGGACCTCGTCGTCACCCGGCAGGTTGCGGTCGGTCCAGCTGAAGGCGTCGTCGGGGAGGCACACGGCGGCGAGGGCCATCAGCGCGTTCGCCAGCGTGCCGTCGTCGGCCGCGGGGTTCACGGTCTGGCCGAACGCCCACGCCCGGGCGAAC includes:
- the lgt gene encoding prolipoprotein diacylglyceryl transferase codes for the protein MSLHMTALASADLLASIPSPPFRDLTIGPLSFRMYGLMIALGVLAAVWIARRRYSSYGGDPEDITTIALIAVPAGLIGARLYHVITDFSDKYSDGRWWPDAFMIWKGGLGIPGGVLLGVIAGVLTCRYLKIDWRIAADAAAPAIPTAQAIGRLGNWFNQELYGRPTSLPWGLQIDPEFRPAESLTSTTFHPTFLYELLWNLGLAGFIVWASGKVVLKRGRWLAVYVLGYGLGRLWVEALRDDFASRILGLRVNIWTALLAIVGGTLWLFWRGDPVDREATERLRSGDSMVQIVGGCGVRGPVAQRAAEEAAAAGAGTTAVATAVDDDAELDEVQVDEVQVDEVQVDEVQESELEVEPAVEETSVDEVAAQDVEPAGDPADPAAPGPDDAADDTAR